The window GTCGGTGATCTACGTGTCCCACCGGATGCGGGAGATCTTCCGGCTGGCCGACCGGATCGCGGTCCTGCGCGACGGCGCGTTCGTCGGCGTGCGCGCGGTGGGCGAGACCACCGAGGAGGAGATCGTCCACCTGATGGTGGGCCGCGATCTGTCCACGATGTTCACCCGCGAGCACGGCACGCCCGGCGAAGTCGTGCTGGACGTGCGCAAGGTGACCACCGACGACGTGCTGGACGTGTCCCTGCAGGTCCGTTCGGGCGAGGTCGTCGCACTGGCCGGGCTGGTCGGGGCCGGTCGCTCCGAACTGGCCGCCGCCCTCATCGGCGACGTGCCGATCCACTCGGGTGAAGTCCGGGTGGACGGCGTGACGCTGCGGCTGCGCCAGCCGCGCGACGCCGTACGCGCCGGGTTCGGCTACGCGCCGGAGGAGCGCAAAGCCCAAGCCCTGCTGCTGCAACGCGGCGTGCGGGACAACATCACGCTGGCCATGCTCGACCGGCTGAGCCGGTTCCGCGTCGTGCGGCGCGGCGAGGAGAACCGGCTGGCCCGCGAGTACGTCGCGGCGCTGCGGGTGCGCACCCCCTCCATCGAGCAGGAGGTGCGCAAGCTCTCCGGCGGCAACCAGCAGAAGGTCGTCCTGGCCCGCTGGCTGGCCCGCAAACCCAAGGTGCTCGTCCTCGACGAGCCCACCCGCGGCGTCGACGTCGGCGCCAAGGCCGAGATCTACCGGATCATCGACGAACTCGCCGCCTCCGGCGTCGCGGTGCTGGTGATCTCCTCCGAGCTGCCCGAGGTGCTCGGACTGGCCGACCGGATCGTCGTCATGCAGAGCGGCCGCGTCACCGGCGAACTCGGCCGCGGCGCCACCGAGGCGCAGATCCTTTCCCTCGCGATGGCCGAGGACCTGACCAACGAGGAAGTTCGATGACCAAGACGGACATCCACCCCCCGGCCGCCGCGAAGCCCGTCGAGCGGACCCGTCGCCCGCTGCTGACGGTCATCGGCCCGGGCAACCTGAGCCTGATCGGCGCCCTGGTGATCGTTGTCGCGGTGTTCGGCGCGCTCAACCCCGGCTTCCTCGATCCGGCCAACCTCGCGGGCATCGGTGAGGCGGTGACCGTCTTCGGGCTGCTCGCGGTCGTCCAGACGGTCGTCATCATCTGCGGCGGCCTGGACATCTCGGTCGGTTCCCAGGCCGGGATCGCGTCCGTCGTCAGCGCGATGGCGTTCACCGCCACCGGCGGCAACGCACTGCTCGGCTTCCTCGCCGCCCTCGCGGTGGGTGTGGCCGCGGGCGCGGTCAACGGGCTGATCATCGTCTACGGGCGGGTCAACCCCGTGATCGCCACGCTGGCCACGCTCGCGGCGTACAAGGGTGTCGCGCAGCTGATCTCCGGCGGCAAAGCCCAGGGTTTCGTGCTGGACAACGACTTCTTCATCTTCCTGGCCCGCGGCAAGGTCCTCGGGCTGCCCGTCCCCATGGTGATCCTGATCCTTGTGTCGCTGGGCCTGCACTTCCTGCTCAAGTACACCGACATCGGCCGCAACATCTATGCGATCGGCGGCAACGACACCGCCGCCCGGCTGGCCGGCATCAACATCAACAAGTACCTGGTCGCCGTGTTCGTGCTCGCCGGTGTGGTGGCCGCGATCGCGGGCATCATCCTCACCGCGCGCACCGGGTCCGGGCAGCCGGTCTCCGGCAGTGAGGGCCTCGAACTCAAGGCGATCACCGCCGCCGCGT is drawn from Actinokineospora alba and contains these coding sequences:
- a CDS encoding sugar ABC transporter ATP-binding protein, producing MGVSKNFAGVPALREVSVDFPAGQVTALMGENGAGKSTLIKILGGDHQPDGGGLELDGQSFKPATPADARAAGIRVIAQEPEIVPHVSVAENVYLGSLPRTAGRRLDRPALRERMRSDLARLGFAADLDPDTLGSKLTAAQRQLVEIMRALTTEAKVIAFDEPTSSLSEHEAEALFALIGRLREQGLSVIYVSHRMREIFRLADRIAVLRDGAFVGVRAVGETTEEEIVHLMVGRDLSTMFTREHGTPGEVVLDVRKVTTDDVLDVSLQVRSGEVVALAGLVGAGRSELAAALIGDVPIHSGEVRVDGVTLRLRQPRDAVRAGFGYAPEERKAQALLLQRGVRDNITLAMLDRLSRFRVVRRGEENRLAREYVAALRVRTPSIEQEVRKLSGGNQQKVVLARWLARKPKVLVLDEPTRGVDVGAKAEIYRIIDELAASGVAVLVISSELPEVLGLADRIVVMQSGRVTGELGRGATEAQILSLAMAEDLTNEEVR
- a CDS encoding ABC transporter permease, whose amino-acid sequence is MTKTDIHPPAAAKPVERTRRPLLTVIGPGNLSLIGALVIVVAVFGALNPGFLDPANLAGIGEAVTVFGLLAVVQTVVIICGGLDISVGSQAGIASVVSAMAFTATGGNALLGFLAALAVGVAAGAVNGLIIVYGRVNPVIATLATLAAYKGVAQLISGGKAQGFVLDNDFFIFLARGKVLGLPVPMVILILVSLGLHFLLKYTDIGRNIYAIGGNDTAARLAGININKYLVAVFVLAGVVAAIAGIILTARTGSGQPVSGSEGLELKAITAAALGGCALKGGKGTIGGTLLAVVLLGALDNGLNVVGVNTFWQNVAQGFLLAAAVVIQQRRSGERAVGLPT